In the genome of Mercurialis annua linkage group LG8, ddMerAnnu1.2, whole genome shotgun sequence, the window GAAAGGTCACAGCCACATGGCTATTGTTATAAGAAAGTGCAACAAGACAGAGCAGCCGGAGAACATCAACGGTGCTGACTGTAAGTTACCAGCATCTTATTACTATATGCCCTGATTATTACTTGTGATTGCAATAGCCATTTTAAATGTAACGGAGTGGACTTTATACAGAAACTCTCCTTGCTCTTTTATGATGCGGAATTTATATTGATAGATTTCTGCTGTCTATCTTCTATAAAATAATAGATCCAGTAAAAGAAGTTAAAATCGATGTGGATGGTGAAAAGCCTGCTCAAGAGAAGACATTGAAGAATAAGAGGCCACCGCTTCAGAAATGGAAGAGCTTCCCCAATAACGGCAATAAGTCATTTAGGGGCTCGAGGAGCAGGAAGTGGGCAAAGGATATGGACTCGGACATCCTGCATATAAATGGTAATCCGCTGCCCAAACTtcctgaagaagaagaagctgtGGGTGTAATCACTATGGAAGATGTCATTGAAGAGCTTTTGCAGGTATGTGTtctgtttttatcaattttctttttccaGTTTTCGCAATACTAGTAGGTTTCTGGGTATATTCAACTTCATGAATTCTGAACTCATTAGAGCTGAAAATTAGATTTAGGTTGatgtaaaaagaagaaaaaatgaatttttttgacataaaCTTTAGAGATAGTTTTTAAGagttctatttgaaaattattcagATGCAAGTTACTTTACCATGGTAAAAATGGTGGATATGtactatttaaaaatcattGTGGATTGCGGGTACTCCTGCTATTTGGTGCATGTTATCAACATGATCAACGGGGTCCATCCGCATGTGGATAAGGCTGGAGGTTGGGTGATTTCAGGACAGAGCAGACTTGTGAGTGTGACGTGTGAGAGAAATAGGCATCATCGGTGGTTAGGTGCATTATATGCATTTGAACTTTTCAACAGATGTATCATTATTCCATGCTTCATCATTTTGCCAGCTCGAGAAAATGTTGACAAATTTTAATTGCATATCCTAAATATCAATCTGTATTTCAGTTTTGTGTTCTATTAAATTATTGTGTGATTTGCAAAAACATAATATCCATGATTTGCGAAACACAATTTTGGCCCTTCATTCACCGTGATTTCTGAAACGCATAGCTCTTATACTGACATTGGCATTCGTCATGCAGGAGGAGATATACGATGAGACGGATCATCACGTCGATGACTCATAACCTCCAGAGAGAATCAGAATGTGCGGAAGACGTAGATAATCACGGAAAATTCGTTGCATTTGTTTCGGCAGCTAGGGTATAGTAGAGCAGGAATAGAATGATGAAGCACTCTGTCTATTATGCGGTATGTAATAGTGACTGTATCAAGAAAAGCAATATGTATGAAACTTAGAACTCGGGTTCTGGTAGTCTGTAAGTTTAATCATCTTGGTAGAGTAAACAATTCTTTGTTTGTTCTTAAAGCTGTTTTAAATTTAAGCATTCTGCTAATGCATTTGCTAGCCATTTGAAAGGTTGGTTAGGCACCTGCTCCTCCTACTGGTGTATACATGTTAACCGAGTGACCGCGGGTCCTATGAAGCTCGTAAACTTGTTGAGTTCTACAATTTCGGCACGGAAATGTTTGTgaaattgctattttttttatttgtaatcaTCTTGTAAACAATATCGTTAAAGTTAGATTCATTAAACTATTCGATTTATAGTCTTTATTcatatttatgttaaatataaatttaaggaaTAAGCtcaaatgtatttttattaattgttttgatttagTTAGATAATAAAATATTGACAAAAACTAAGTGGAGGAACAACTTCAAGAACATCCAGCACAAATGATtctttatcatataattttagttttagtGGTATTTCCTTCTCATTCTTTAATTTCTACTTTATATGTTTTCTCTTTTTCAAATTGAAGTTTACACTAGACGAACTCGTCCCAACTGCTGGATCGACAAATTTTGAATATCTAGTATTTTTCTCTTTGGAAGATCCGTCACAAGTTTGAAAATTATATGACCAGTTTATGTCTCGTTAGGATCTAATATGCCCTATTTCGATGTATTTGTCCATGTGGCTAGATTTGAGATTGTAATAGTCGATTGTCAATATAAAAATCTAATCTTTCTGACAAATAAATAAGCgtcagtaattttttttttggttaaatctAAAACTGAATAAGTAAACAAATTATCATTTCTATTATATCAAATCTAACTAAATTTATCAGTTcgatttggttaaatttttaGCATCCTGGCTGTTGCGGCTTTCGTCCATGATTGTGAGCTCTCAGATTCAAATTTTCACACTTGTATCTTAAGGAATTTTTATCCACTTAGATCTATAGTTTTCCAGAAAAAAAGGTGcaaaagtaaaaaaacaatTGCTATATGCTTTAACTAGTAATTTTTCACTGCACTTAAAATGCTTTAAATTAGTTATTTCATCTCTATACAGAACAACCATAATTGTACAAATTCACCTCAACCAATTTGTGAATTACCTTTCAGACAACAAGAGCACACAGAAACTAAACTAGTGCTTGCTTCTTTTCTCCTTCCTATTCTTTTTCTTGTCCCGAGATCTTTCCTTCGTTTTGTGCTTCTTAGAGTGCTTATCGGAACTCCCCGAGCGAACTTTCTTTGCCTTCTTTCGTCTATCGTTGTCGAGCTCCTCTTCAGAAGATCCGTAAAAGTTCGATGAAGAGAGCTTATCCGGACCCAGAATGACATGATGCTTTCGTAAGTCCAAAGTGGATCGTTTTTCCATGGATTCCAGGGAAGAAGGGAGATAAGGACCTGTTTCATCCATCCTAGAACCTACTGCACCTCGTCCACGCTTCACCCTGGGAAAGCCGTAAAGTTTTTTAGTCACATTACAGGGGAAAATTCCCGCCAACGACATATAATTCTCTCCGTATAAGCACATATATAAGCTCACAGTTTACCTTGAATGCAAAAAATTCTCGACTTCGTCATCTTTTAAGCCTTCATCATCTCTGGAATATAAGTTCCCGGATGCTTTAACGCTTGACGAGCAAGAAATACTACTGCTGCAACCATTTTCAGCATGTCTTTTACTTGTGCTTCTAGGGAGATGTGTATTCTCATGTCTTGGTCCTTTTTGTCTATCATCTAACTCGAGCTCTTTCTGCCGGGCCCGCCACATCTCATCAACTTCTACTGCTCGATTTGCTGAACAGCAGTTGAAAAATGAAATACATTAGGACAAATATTAGTTACATTACAAAAggaaaacacaacttcctccaGTCAAAAAAAGAGAGGAATCAGTTAAACAAACTCCAAGACAATAAGGGCTATTTATATCATAAATTCACGAATAAAACACGTTTTCACAATTTATTCACGTTTTATGAAAGTTGGTAAATATATACACCAACAACAGTTTCTTGGCAAATCAATATGCCAATAAAAATTGATGACGTGGAAGCTGGATTTTCAAAACGGAGGGTTTTGATGTGTGAATGACGTGGCCAACTCCGGCCTCCACATCATCAATTTGCACCGGAGTTTCCATTGGTGTATCGATTTTCCAAGAAACAATAGTTGATGAATACATTTAGCAACTTCTATAAAACGTCAttacatgaaaaaacatgtatagTTCGTGAATTTGTATGTAACTAACGCAAACAATAATAATGAAGACAAACACATCAAAATAAACAGAGTGAAAATAATGTTATTTACGGCTCATTGCAGAGAAAACAAGATCGCCAACCTAGTATTGCTATTCAAGCTTAAGAGATCGGAATATGatatacttttaagttttaccTTTGTAACTAATGAATACacgcttaattttttttaactccaTTAAATGATTAAACCATCTTATTTCAGGCCTGACTCCCTTCGGGCAGAAACATACCCACCTTGATATTATTTAAACTAGGTGTTAATTCATTCATACCAATTAACTCACTAACACAGCCACTCTCAAATGACTCAAATATTATATCTTCAGTTCAGGTAACGAGCGCGTCACCAATGAAAATGCACTACCGATTCATAAGTACAAGCAAGTGCTCAGGTTTCTCATATGATAGAATCATAGTCAACTAGAAGTTCGGACAAAAGGCAGTGCAAGATAGGATGAAAAATTAACTACCAACCTTGCTGCACCCCACGAACAGTAGCAGTAAGGAACCGTGAATTTGGTCGTCCCCTTACTGTAGGTTTTTGAAGATAAACATGAACACCTTCCTTCTCGGCTTGACGTCGTAATTCTGCAGCTTCTCTTAGAAGAATTGTAGCTATTCTATTTTCCGTCTCTAGATCCATCATTAAAGCCTGCAAAAATTCCGAACTCGATAAGGTATACATGACATACTCCCAATATAGAGACAGAAAGATTCCAAGCAAGCAGAACACAAGTagcagaaaaagaaaataaatacaGCACGAAAATAAACCATGTTAGTAGCTCCATGAGTTCCTAATGAAAATTCCAATTTAACAGTTCCGCATATATGAAACATACCAAGAGCAAGGATGCAGACAAGGAAGAAACCTAAAGGAGAAATAATTCAATAGAACTAGCAAATTTTACCAAACGCCATTTTTATGATTTTCGAGTTTTACTCAATTTAGAGTTTTTCTATagtattagtttaattttcCTAGTTTAGAATTATAAACTCTCCTAGTATTAGATTTTCTTACACTATTTGAACTGTGTTGGCTCAATTCACCCAATTCATACAAGGAATTGCATTGGACAATCGCGATAGCCTCAAATTCTTAGaagaaatttcaatattttttcgtCGTTTTTCCTAACAATTTAGATCGTAAATCTTACGCGTTATAGACGATTTTAGCTTATCAAATCACTAGCTTCCATAAATATACACATAGCATAGTTTTACCCTAACTTTTCCTACATAACACAAACTGTACATTACTCTATGAAAAGAGAGAGTTCATAATTTTTCATTCCACAGATAAACAAATGAAGCATTTACAATGAACATATTTAACCAAAAAGTCTAATATTGAAACAGAAGCTGGAAAAAgatatgaaatttcaaagaaaatACAAATACCCACATTAGAATATGCTTACCCAATTGATGAATTAAACAACAAGATCGAAAAGTAAAGCAATCGATGCAGATTAAGTTCCCAATAGAGAAATcgaaaaccctaaccctaaccctaaggattcaatctttttcaaaataagcacaaattttagcaattttgccGTTACCCAGagaagcaaaaacaaaaaagaaacgATCTTTCAATTGGTTTTGTGTTCAGACACCGTTTTAAGTcccaaacaaaataaaagctaGCCCATTGGGCTGATATGTTACGTtttaaaaaacgttaaaaaaaataaaacattggTCAAAAACAGTGACGAGTTTGACTTAAAAAGGTGAGCTAGGGTTTTCAGAACATACACTGAAGAATTTGTAAGACTCCATAATGTCAATCACACATGTCCCCACTTCTATCTCATCTTCTTCCTCGGCCTTTTTAGCTTCTTCAAGTTTCAATAATAGGTATATCTCAATTtacttgttttattttattagttttcgATAGCACAgatacttcattcaatcaaGGTGTCCCGTTTCAGAAATGTTTCGGacacaaaacttcatttttacatAGATAACACGGTTTTGCGGTATCTGTGTCCAAGTATCCCGTTTTCCCGTGTTCGTGCTAGCTAGTTTTTGGTATCATATCAGTTATATAATGTTACTAATTTAATTGCATTGCTTAATCAAATTAGGAACAGGGGTGCTTCATTTTCGGTTCCTTTCAAGAATTCTGGGATATGTAGGAGTGTTGCAATTTCTCAAGAAAAAGAAATCAGTTAAGCATAGTGTTATTTATCTTTGGGATAGTAGCTGATTGTgatcattaatattttttttttattgaatttagtTTGATGGAAATGGTATTCTTTTTGTTTGAAGCTTACAAGACAAATGTTTCTAGAAATGCAAACATGGCCAAGCTTCAAGCTGGTTACTTGTTTCCTGAGGTTTGCATTATCCTTATAGTTTGCTTCTTTACTTAATTTAATCgctttgataattaaattacttttttttgtaCTACCCGTATAAGTTTAATTGATAGTATGTTTTCATATCACTTACGTCGAGGTTTTGAGCTGAATTTCCATTAAGAGAGCACTCTATTAGTTGTTTTACTAGTGATGGCAAATGCTTGTTTCAAAATGAATACTTGTTTCTAGAATTTCATCCAAGGAACTGCATTTAttcctattttatttttcatggtTTCATCCATCGTTGTTGGTTTCATACGATTCTAATTGTACGGACAAGTCACAATGAAAACGACTCAACTCTTTTATAAGAATCAAAATTGTACAAGACTTGGTCCTGAATCTATCGTCTCAATACTGAATTGTATGAATCAGACAAACTTGGTCAATTTGAACTTTCCTATTCCCTTCATTTGATATATGCTAAATTATATGAGTACAAGTCACAATGAAAACGACTCAACTCTTTTATAAGAATCAAAATTGTACAAGAATCGGTCCTGAATCTATCGTCTCGAAATGAATTGTATGAATCAGACAAACTCGGTCAATTTGAACTATCCTATTCCCTTCATTTGATATATGCTAAATTATATAAGTATGAAAGCAGGAATGTGTTTTTGATGTCATTAATTGCACCTTGAATAATTTTGTTCTATTAACTGCCTCATTGTAACAAACAGTTGATAAAACTTGAACATAAACTATATTCATTTCCTGCTTGCTTGGATACTTCCTATGTGCATGCTTAAGTGGCTGTTAACTAATAAGCGTTTAATAGTTCTGTCACTGTATGCTGTAAATATAATTCCCTTTTCTAATTCTCTGTCCTCCGTTTTCGCAATAGATTGCACGCAGGAGAAATGCTCATTTGGCAAAATATCCTGATTCGAAGGTGATAAGTCTTGGAATTGGTGACACCACTGAGCCCATTCCAGAAGTCATAACTTCTGCAATGGCAAAGGTTTGACTTTCTTCCTTTTGACCtggtataattattttaatcttgcccatttcatttttaaatgaaGGTGTATAATTTGAAAACATCCACTCTCTTTGTTATCCCGTGATTGAAGTGCAAGTTGGTCAACGATAGTAACCTGCAACTGACAGCATGCTTTAGTTTTAAAGGTTATAGACATCAAGTGTCTTATTGCTTATCGGAGCACAATTAAAGCAAGAgggtttattataaatttgttttattaagaGTAttccttcttttttcttttgttggCAGAGATCACAAGCATTGTCCACTCTTGAGGGCTACAGTGGTTATGGAGCAGAACAAGGTGAAAAAGTAAGTCGAAAACTAGCCGAGTAGATTGCAGATACTTTAGATTTTGGCATTTTAACATGCGTGTCTCTAGCCATACCCAAGTATTCTTTTTTATAtgagatgttttttttttgaaaggtttTATGAGATATTAAAAGTTTACAGAAACCACAAAGATGTTCTATGTGATTGGTAGTTTAGATATTCTTGAACAGTAACATAATTTCGAAGGAAATTTTTTGCTATACTTCTATGGTTATAGAGCAAAACCATATTGCTTTTCTTTAAATTATATACTTTGCGGCAAATGGAAGTTGACATCATTTGTTGAACTGTGCAGCCGTTGAGAGCTGGAATTGCGTCAACATATTATGGAGACCTTGGCATTGAGGAAGATGATATATTTGTCTCTGATGGTGCAAAATGTGACATATCCCGCCTACAGGTTAAttgcatattttatttatcttgaTTTTTTTACATATGAGATTTAGTCTCACCTTTTCTCATTTTGCAATTATCTTAGTTTACCTTGATTAATTTTGTTACAGGTTCTTTTTGGGTCTAATGTAACTATCGCAGTGCAAGATCCATCATACCCGGTAATTTATGCATCTCCCAATCAAGAGCATAATCATGCAAATTTTTCCCATGGCCACTTTTACATTGCTGTCGTTTTTGGGCATTCCttagaaaaaaaatgtttattgtGCCAATTTGGCATCCTAATTATGATGGTAGACGCATATTTGTCACGACTGGAACCAGAGGGTCGGACTGACACTAGGATTCGGGTAGGATTAAGGCCACTAGAACGTAGTAAGTTTACAATCATTCTCAAATATAACCGTGTTTTAATTTGCAAAATAACTGTCAAATATTAACTATATGAGTccaaaatttatttcgtaagatCTCGGAGTCTAGCTATCGGGCGGTATAACTCAGACTCAGTTTGTCCATAATCTTCAGTTCAAACTACATCTATCTGCAATATTATCGAGTGATATCAATATTTATAGGACCAAAAAGCATACCAGAAAAATAATAAGCAATATATTGTAATGCAACATGCAAatgaaacaataataattacaaatattaaaCAATAGAGAGcacaaaaatatttactttgttTAATAAGTAAAATATAAGAGCTGATAATggcttatcaacataagctttTGGAACAACACTACTTTGAATTAAACTAGACTCAATCGAACCCTTAATGACTTTGttctaattaattgcttttgtatAATTGCAGGCTTATGTCGATTCAAGTGTCATTATGGGTCAGACGGGACTGTATCAGAAGGAGGCTGAGAGATTTGGAAACATTGAATACATGCGGTGTAATCCGGAGAATGGCTTCTTTCCTGATTTGTCTAAGGTTTCTCGAACAGATATCATTTTTTTCTGTTCACCAAACAATCCTACTGGTTCTGCTGCAACTAGAGAGCAACTGACAAAACTAGTAAAGTTTGCAAAGGACAATGGATCCATTATAGTCTATGATTCAGCTTACGCCATGTATATCACTGATGATAAGCCACGTTCCATTTTTGAGATTCCTGGAGCCAAAGAGGTACTTTCAGCTGATAATCCACTTTTGTCGTTCCTCAAGTATTGCTTTAAGAATCCCTTGGCCTAATGATATGTTGAAAATAGGTAAAGTTATTTGCTCGGCCGAATGATATGGTagcttttattattaaaaacgtCATGGTTTCGATTTCTAGagtgtatatattttttttctcatattctttattttttctaatcaaATTTGTCAAAACTattgttttattaatattttgatcatGAATCGGTTGTAAACTAATCAACCAAACAAAGATTCACATTGATTTGATTATTCTTTAAGAAAGACCGGTCAGGGGTTGAGAGGACGTTTCTTGACTATCCACCATGCTCTCTGTTAGACACTAATTTTATGAGTTGGTTTCTGCATTATTGCAGGTTGCTCTAGAGACGGCATCATTTAGCAAGTATGCCGGGTTTACTGGAGTTCGTCTAGGCTGGACTGTGGTCCCAAAACAGCTTCTCTTTTCAGATGGCTTTCCTGTTGCCAAAGACTTCAACCGCATTGTTTGTACCTGCTTTAATGGTGCATCAAATGTCGTCCAAGCCGGTGGTCTGGCTTGCCTTTCACAAGAAGGACGGGATGTCTGTTTTTGTAGTCTTTAACTTATTTGTTATTCTCATCTTTATTTAAACTCCTGCAAAtagggtgtgcaaaaaccgaaccaactTAAGTTTTACTGTAAACAGAACCGAACCAGAAAAACGAACAAACCGGCTAGTTAGATTATGTtctgtttgaaaaaaattaattacttaaatttttgtttcGGTTCGGCTTTGATAAAAGCAAAAGTTTAGATCGGTTCGATTCCGTTTGAACTGGATTCGCACCCCACTGCAGGTATAAAATGAAGTATGATTAGACTAATGAATTTCTTTCATCTCATGGCAGGCAATGCAAAAGGTGGTTGGATTTTACAAGGAAAATGCTGATATTATCATGGATACATTCGATTCacttaattttaatgtttatggAGGCACCAATGCACCATATGTGTGGGTACATTTCCCTGGTCAAAGTTCATGGGATGTCTTTAGTGAGATTCTTGAGAAGACTCATGTGGTTACGACACCAGGTAGCGGGTTTGGACCCGGTGGCGAAGGTTTTATTCGGGTTAGTGCCTTTGGTCACAGGGAAAGTGTTTTAGAAGCCTGCAGAAGGTTCAAGCAACTATACAAGTGAACCAGTTCCAGCCTCCTATTTTGCCTAAGGATTCGGATTATTACTACGTTGGACCTCCTGTTCGACCTAAAGATTCAACCGGATTATTACTTCCGTTTGGCGTAAAGATTAATATAGCTGCCTCTAGTCTGTTTTGTTTCTTCAGTTTTAAGAATCATTTCTAACAATTGTAAAAGTCCACCTTCAGATTTTGAAGGTTGAGAATTTTTACATGGATTGTCTCTAAATGACAATGAGAATATTTATGGTTTCCAATAATTCGTTTGTGAGTGAATTATGCCattgttgttgatgatgatcAGCTGTTTGTAAATGAATAAGGGTCATCCAATCCTTGAACTTGGGAGTCTGGTTTACGTAAGTCAAATTTGACCTATTTGGACAATCTAGtctataattttctaaaataagtTCAGTCATATTAATTCTTATGTTATTAGGGTGTGTGAGAAGTAAttcgaattgcaaaaaattgaaagtttatgtctgtaattgccaaaattgaaagtttgtgttaaatatGTCAAATACGGCAAAATTGAGAGTTTTATGATTTTACCGTTGAAAACGAAGAAAAATTCAGTTACATGgttgataattttttctttaaaga includes:
- the LOC126660206 gene encoding uncharacterized protein LOC126660206, which gives rise to MMDLETENRIATILLREAAELRRQAEKEGVHVYLQKPTVRGRPNSRFLTATVRGVQQANRAVEVDEMWRARQKELELDDRQKGPRHENTHLPRSTSKRHAENGCSSSISCSSSVKASGNLYSRDDEGLKDDEVENFLHSRVKRGRGAVGSRMDETGPYLPSSLESMEKRSTLDLRKHHVILGPDKLSSSNFYGSSEEELDNDRRKKAKKVRSGSSDKHSKKHKTKERSRDKKKNRKEKRSKH
- the LOC126660201 gene encoding LL-diaminopimelate aminotransferase, chloroplastic isoform X1, translated to MSITHVPTSISSSSSAFLASSSFNNRNRGASFSVPFKNSGICRSVAISQEKEITYKTNVSRNANMAKLQAGYLFPEIARRRNAHLAKYPDSKVISLGIGDTTEPIPEVITSAMAKRSQALSTLEGYSGYGAEQGEKPLRAGIASTYYGDLGIEEDDIFVSDGAKCDISRLQVLFGSNVTIAVQDPSYPAYVDSSVIMGQTGLYQKEAERFGNIEYMRCNPENGFFPDLSKVSRTDIIFFCSPNNPTGSAATREQLTKLVKFAKDNGSIIVYDSAYAMYITDDKPRSIFEIPGAKEVALETASFSKYAGFTGVRLGWTVVPKQLLFSDGFPVAKDFNRIVCTCFNGASNVVQAGGLACLSQEGRDAMQKVVGFYKENADIIMDTFDSLNFNVYGGTNAPYVWVHFPGQSSWDVFSEILEKTHVVTTPGSGFGPGGEGFIRVSAFGHRESVLEACRRFKQLYK
- the LOC126660201 gene encoding LL-diaminopimelate aminotransferase, chloroplastic isoform X2 translates to MSITHVPTSISSSSSAFLASSSFNNRGASFSVPFKNSGICRSVAISQEKEITYKTNVSRNANMAKLQAGYLFPEIARRRNAHLAKYPDSKVISLGIGDTTEPIPEVITSAMAKRSQALSTLEGYSGYGAEQGEKPLRAGIASTYYGDLGIEEDDIFVSDGAKCDISRLQVLFGSNVTIAVQDPSYPAYVDSSVIMGQTGLYQKEAERFGNIEYMRCNPENGFFPDLSKVSRTDIIFFCSPNNPTGSAATREQLTKLVKFAKDNGSIIVYDSAYAMYITDDKPRSIFEIPGAKEVALETASFSKYAGFTGVRLGWTVVPKQLLFSDGFPVAKDFNRIVCTCFNGASNVVQAGGLACLSQEGRDAMQKVVGFYKENADIIMDTFDSLNFNVYGGTNAPYVWVHFPGQSSWDVFSEILEKTHVVTTPGSGFGPGGEGFIRVSAFGHRESVLEACRRFKQLYK